Proteins co-encoded in one Candidatus Thiodictyon syntrophicum genomic window:
- a CDS encoding IS91 family transposase, producing MANTSLQAVMAACLSGYAEHHPLSPHQWQVCHHILDCRTAALGGFALECDQCGDCPFLYHACRDRHCPRCQRRASEEWVERQRAAVLPVTYHHLVFTLPDTLNGWVEVHPEVIYALLFETVWATLSAFAEDPKRLDGQLGMTAMLHTWGQTLVRHVHLHCLVPGGAFGADGTWHPAKSTYLFPVRALSRHFRGGLVSRLRRAFKDGRLSRLTAAEVDRVLNALMQPEWVVYSKPCLARTDTVIEYLGRYSHRIALSDRRLLAFDEEDDTVDVRYKDYRDGSRNKVMTLTGEELIRRFLLHVLPKGFMRVRHFGFLANRCRARCLALIRAALAAPPPTPEPATAPAATAPFDGYPCPKCRTGRLHVTAHLAPLRRGQGVSLMPATC from the coding sequence ATGGCTAATACCTCCCTGCAAGCGGTCATGGCGGCGTGCCTGTCCGGTTATGCCGAACATCACCCGTTGAGCCCGCACCAATGGCAGGTCTGTCATCACATCCTGGACTGTCGTACCGCCGCGCTGGGCGGCTTCGCCCTGGAATGCGACCAGTGTGGGGATTGCCCCTTCCTCTATCACGCCTGCCGTGATCGCCATTGCCCGCGCTGCCAACGCCGGGCCTCCGAGGAATGGGTCGAACGCCAGCGTGCGGCGGTGCTGCCGGTGACCTATCACCATCTGGTCTTCACGCTACCCGACACCCTCAACGGCTGGGTCGAGGTCCACCCCGAGGTGATCTACGCCTTGCTGTTCGAGACGGTGTGGGCGACCCTGTCCGCCTTCGCTGAGGACCCCAAGCGCCTGGACGGGCAGTTGGGGATGACGGCGATGCTGCACACCTGGGGGCAGACGCTGGTACGCCATGTCCACCTGCACTGTCTGGTGCCGGGCGGGGCCTTTGGCGCCGACGGGACCTGGCATCCGGCCAAGAGTACCTATCTGTTCCCGGTGCGGGCGCTGTCGCGGCACTTCCGCGGCGGTTTGGTCAGCCGGTTGCGCCGGGCCTTCAAAGACGGGCGACTGTCGCGCCTCACGGCCGCGGAGGTTGACCGCGTCCTCAACGCCCTGATGCAGCCCGAGTGGGTGGTCTATTCCAAGCCTTGTCTGGCGCGCACCGACACCGTGATCGAGTACTTGGGCCGCTACAGCCATCGCATCGCCCTGTCGGACCGGCGGCTGCTGGCCTTCGATGAAGAGGACGACACGGTGGACGTCCGCTACAAGGACTACCGCGACGGCAGTCGCAACAAGGTCATGACCCTGACCGGCGAGGAACTGATCCGGCGCTTCCTGCTGCACGTCTTACCCAAAGGGTTCATGCGCGTTCGTCATTTCGGTTTCCTGGCCAACCGCTGCCGGGCGCGCTGTCTGGCGCTGATCCGTGCGGCGCTGGCGGCCCCGCCGCCGACGCCGGAACCCGCCACGGCACCGGCGGCGACGGCGCCCTTTGACGGCTATCCCTGTCCCAAGTGCCGCACTGGGCGCTTGCACGTCACCGCGCACCTGGCCCCGCTACGGCGTGGTCAGGGGGTTTCGCTGATGCCCGCCACCTGCTAA
- a CDS encoding DUF4351 domain-containing protein, whose protein sequence is MRWIFSKEPLARLGNLLTLIEQVEDRTTALEILESLLRYYVQGTGRVEERDVRALLEQNPTGDPIMQTFIDRYIEQGRQAGRQEGRQEGRQEGRQEGEAAMLLRQIDRKFGPPSETVRARISSADPDSLLRWSDRILTADSLDAVLH, encoded by the coding sequence ATGCGCTGGATCTTCAGCAAAGAGCCCCTCGCGCGGTTGGGCAATCTACTGACGCTGATCGAGCAGGTCGAGGACCGGACCACCGCGTTGGAGATCCTGGAATCCCTGCTGCGCTACTATGTCCAAGGCACCGGGCGCGTGGAAGAACGCGACGTCCGCGCCCTGCTGGAACAGAACCCCACGGGAGACCCAATCATGCAAACCTTTATCGACCGCTATATTGAGCAAGGCAGACAGGCGGGTAGACAGGAGGGCAGACAGGAGGGCAGACAAGAGGGCAGACAGGAGGGTGAGGCCGCTATGCTGCTGCGGCAGATCGACCGGAAATTCGGTCCCCCGAGCGAGACGGTGCGCGCACGCATCAGCAGCGCGGACCCCGACAGCCTGCTGCGCTGGTCGGACCGCATCCTCACCGCGGACAGTCTGGACGCGGTGCTGCATTGA
- a CDS encoding DUF2259 domain-containing protein, translating to MIDTKQSLASLGLAAWTALAAAGDQAQFHPLGFSESGQYYAFAQTGTQDGSGFPYAEVGVVDVAKNDLVASKTVLIESETGASPERALKQALGEVKLKRFGIVKGQETGENLLWREPGDADADAPNRFTFMSMGHGPAVAQEPEYEIVVETTKTAPPADDPFCAELGGAQRLKLSLAGRERSDGAVRVLQDDQRLPRSRACPLGYQVRGIVEYGTGLAVVLAYTRPGFEGPDTRYMVVTGNVVPLP from the coding sequence ATGATCGATACGAAACAGAGCTTGGCCAGCCTTGGCCTCGCCGCCTGGACGGCGCTGGCCGCGGCCGGCGACCAGGCACAATTCCACCCGCTGGGCTTCTCCGAGAGCGGTCAATACTACGCCTTTGCGCAGACCGGCACCCAGGACGGCTCGGGCTTTCCGTATGCCGAGGTCGGGGTGGTCGATGTCGCCAAGAACGATCTGGTGGCGAGCAAGACCGTGCTCATCGAGTCGGAGACCGGCGCAAGCCCCGAGCGGGCGCTTAAGCAGGCTTTAGGCGAGGTCAAGCTCAAGCGCTTCGGCATCGTCAAGGGCCAGGAGACGGGAGAAAACCTCCTGTGGCGCGAGCCGGGGGACGCGGACGCAGACGCCCCGAATCGCTTCACCTTCATGAGTATGGGCCACGGGCCGGCGGTCGCGCAGGAGCCGGAGTACGAGATCGTCGTGGAAACGACCAAGACCGCGCCCCCGGCGGACGACCCCTTTTGCGCCGAGCTGGGCGGTGCGCAGCGGCTCAAGCTCTCACTGGCCGGACGGGAGCGCTCCGACGGCGCGGTGCGCGTCCTCCAGGATGACCAGCGGCTACCCCGGAGCCGCGCCTGTCCGCTCGGCTACCAGGTCCGCGGCATCGTCGAGTACGGCACGGGACTGGCAGTGGTCCTCGCCTACACCCGCCCGGGGTTCGAGGGGCCGGATACGCGCTATATGGTCGTCACCGGCAACGTGGTGCCCCTGCCCTGA
- a CDS encoding Rpn family recombination-promoting nuclease/putative transposase, whose amino-acid sequence MISYNSVDRRESFGRREIAVDFLRHHLPAELLAEIDLETLDISKDTYVSADLRSAYSDLVYRVRHRDGPMTIYVLFEHKSSPEYWTLLQLLRYLAAEGDAYRKQHPQARRLPPIYPLVIYHGKGRWRAPRNFHDLIAPLPTALLPFVPRFTYALHDISARTNAEIKGAVLTRLVQLAMRWIFSKEPLARLGNLLTLIEQVEDRTTALEILESLLRYYVQGTGRVEERDVRALLEQNPTGDPIMQTFIDRYIEQGRQAGRQEGRQEGGAAILLRLIDRKFGPPSEPVRARISSADPDTLLRWSDRILTADSLDAVLH is encoded by the coding sequence ATGATATCTTATAACAGCGTCGACCGGCGCGAGAGCTTCGGCCGCCGTGAGATCGCCGTGGACTTCCTGCGCCACCATCTGCCGGCCGAACTGCTGGCCGAGATCGACCTCGAAACCCTGGACATCTCCAAGGATACCTACGTCTCGGCCGATCTGCGCTCGGCTTATTCGGATCTGGTCTATCGCGTTCGCCATCGCGATGGACCCATGACGATCTACGTGCTGTTCGAGCACAAGAGCAGCCCCGAATACTGGACGCTGCTGCAGTTGCTGCGCTACCTCGCGGCGGAGGGCGACGCGTACCGCAAGCAACACCCGCAGGCCCGCCGGCTCCCGCCGATCTATCCGCTGGTGATCTATCACGGCAAAGGACGCTGGCGCGCACCCCGCAACTTCCACGACCTGATCGCCCCGTTGCCGACGGCGCTGCTGCCCTTCGTGCCGCGGTTCACCTACGCGCTGCACGACATCTCCGCCCGCACCAACGCCGAGATCAAGGGCGCCGTGCTGACCCGTCTGGTCCAGTTGGCGATGCGCTGGATCTTCAGCAAAGAGCCCCTCGCGCGGTTGGGCAATCTACTGACGCTGATCGAGCAGGTCGAGGACCGGACCACCGCGTTGGAGATCCTGGAATCCCTGCTGCGCTACTATGTCCAAGGCACCGGGCGCGTGGAAGAACGCGACGTCCGCGCCCTGTTGGAACAGAACCCCACGGGAGACCCAATCATGCAAACCTTTATCGACCGCTATATCGAGCAAGGCAGACAGGCGGGTAGACAGGAGGGCAGACAGGAGGGTGGGGCCGCTATCCTGCTGCGGCTGATCGACCGGAAGTTCGGCCCCCCGAGCGAGCCGGTGCGCGCACGCATCAGCAGCGCGGACCCCGACACCCTGCTGCGCTGGTCGGACCGCATCCTCACCGCGGACAGTCTGGACGCGGTGCTGCATTGA
- a CDS encoding DUF2845 domain-containing protein: MLPLAAANADFRCRDGNLINTGDSMSYLMNKCGSPMSQSDLVNNFGAVIGQRLRYEDRNDSSWVYVVDIYSGKVTRVVTERQ; the protein is encoded by the coding sequence ATGTTACCGTTGGCCGCCGCAAACGCAGATTTTCGTTGCCGAGACGGAAATCTCATCAACACAGGGGACTCAATGTCATACCTCATGAATAAGTGCGGCAGCCCGATGTCCCAATCCGACCTTGTTAACAACTTCGGCGCCGTTATAGGACAACGCTTGCGCTACGAAGACCGTAACGATAGCAGCTGGGTTTACGTCGTGGACATTTACAGTGGAAAAGTAACGAGAGTCGTAACAGAACGCCAATAG
- a CDS encoding DUF29 domain-containing protein translates to MRVNPNSYDKDVIAWANEQARLLRAGRFDALDIEHIADEIEDVGKSEKRELAGRMAVLLAHMLKWQYQPGGRGNSWRRTIKEQRNRVGLCIDQTPSLQADLRNSVWWSDVWSDAVAKASQETGLGDFPESCPWTFDQIMNPEFWPASLD, encoded by the coding sequence ATGCGCGTTAACCCGAACAGTTACGACAAAGACGTGATAGCTTGGGCTAACGAACAGGCTCGACTGCTTCGGGCCGGGCGTTTCGATGCACTGGACATCGAACATATCGCCGATGAGATCGAAGACGTGGGAAAAAGCGAAAAACGCGAATTGGCAGGCCGCATGGCGGTACTCCTGGCACACATGCTGAAGTGGCAGTATCAGCCAGGAGGAAGGGGCAATAGTTGGCGGCGAACCATCAAGGAGCAACGCAATCGAGTCGGGCTCTGTATTGATCAGACACCAAGCTTGCAAGCGGATTTGCGAAATTCCGTTTGGTGGTCTGACGTGTGGTCTGATGCGGTTGCCAAAGCGTCGCAAGAAACCGGGTTAGGTGATTTCCCGGAATCCTGTCCCTGGACCTTCGATCAAATCATGAATCCGGAGTTTTGGCCTGCGTCGCTCGACTGA
- a CDS encoding metal ABC transporter solute-binding protein, Zn/Mn family: MSLAPLCNLHRPRARCAGRALAPALALALLWWCGPGGAADGAPGAEPLPVFVSVVPLQTFVERIGGDQVRVQSLVGPGQNPHAYEPTPRQVADLVGAELYVRVGVPLEDAWLPRIRATNPGLRVLDVRDGLALRPHDQVQPAPGPEGDADHGHGDHDDEHGNDHGALDTHVWTSPPLVKSIGAAIRAALSDLRPGQAALFDANYARFAADLDALDTEIRDQLKPLQVRRFLVFHPAWGYYADTYGLTQVAIEFEGKEPGPRALAGLIDAARAAGVRAVLTQPQFSPRAAQQVAEAIGGRVESVDPLSGDYFGALRRVTGVIAGGQTP, encoded by the coding sequence ATGTCGCTCGCTCCACTCTGCAATCTCCACCGTCCGCGGGCGCGGTGCGCGGGGCGCGCCCTTGCCCCGGCCCTGGCCCTCGCCCTGCTCTGGTGGTGCGGCCCGGGCGGTGCCGCGGACGGCGCGCCGGGTGCCGAGCCGCTGCCGGTCTTCGTCAGCGTGGTGCCCTTGCAGACCTTCGTGGAGCGGATCGGCGGCGATCAGGTCCGGGTGCAGTCGCTGGTTGGGCCAGGTCAGAACCCTCATGCCTACGAGCCGACGCCCAGGCAGGTGGCGGACCTGGTCGGCGCCGAACTCTATGTGCGCGTGGGCGTGCCGCTGGAGGATGCCTGGCTGCCGCGCATCCGCGCGACCAACCCGGGGTTACGGGTCCTGGATGTCCGCGATGGCCTGGCGCTGCGGCCCCATGACCAGGTCCAACCCGCCCCGGGGCCTGAGGGCGACGCGGACCATGGGCACGGCGACCACGATGACGAGCACGGAAACGACCACGGCGCCCTGGACACCCACGTCTGGACCAGTCCGCCGCTGGTGAAGTCTATCGGGGCCGCGATCCGCGCCGCCCTGAGCGACCTGCGCCCGGGGCAGGCGGCTCTCTTCGACGCGAACTATGCGCGCTTCGCCGCCGATCTGGACGCCCTGGATACGGAGATCCGTGACCAGCTCAAGCCCCTGCAGGTGCGCCGCTTCCTGGTCTTTCACCCGGCCTGGGGCTATTACGCGGACACCTATGGACTGACCCAGGTGGCCATCGAGTTCGAGGGCAAGGAGCCAGGCCCGCGCGCCCTGGCCGGCCTGATCGACGCGGCCCGCGCCGCCGGGGTGCGGGCGGTGCTGACCCAACCCCAGTTCAGCCCGCGGGCGGCGCAGCAGGTGGCGGAGGCGATCGGTGGGCGGGTGGAGTCGGTGGACCCGCTGTCGGGCGACTATTTCGGCGCCCTGCGCCGGGTGACCGGGGTGATCGCCGGGGGTCAGACCCCGTGA
- a CDS encoding tyrosine-type recombinase/integrase → MTPLRQQMITAMQMHGFSPRTHESYLDAVRDLAKFTRRSPDTLEHADLTRYFEHLVVQRSLAPASVRLMYNGIRFFYLRVLGWPTVDLEVTLPKRPQRIPELLTRGAVAAILAACDNPRYRMMLTVCYGCGLRLSEVLALRVQDIDGERRLLRITQGKGAKDRLVPLSPTLLEALRDYWRLYRPADWLFAGRAGTPLSPTGLQKAFTDAKRQAGVTTVGGIHGLRHAYATHQLAGGLSVERLQRLMGHRSIQTTLRYVHWLPSASEGEGTLDLLAQLEAGHG, encoded by the coding sequence ATGACACCCCTGCGTCAGCAGATGATCACGGCCATGCAGATGCATGGCTTCTCGCCGCGCACCCACGAAAGCTATCTCGACGCGGTGCGTGACCTCGCCAAATTCACCCGGCGCTCCCCGGACACCCTGGAGCACGCCGATCTCACGCGCTACTTCGAGCATCTGGTGGTGCAGCGCAGTTTGGCCCCGGCCAGCGTGCGGCTGATGTACAACGGCATCCGCTTCTTCTATCTGCGGGTGCTCGGCTGGCCGACGGTCGACCTGGAGGTCACCTTACCCAAGCGCCCGCAGCGCATCCCGGAGCTGCTCACCCGCGGCGCGGTCGCCGCCATCCTGGCCGCCTGCGACAATCCGCGTTACCGCATGATGTTGACGGTCTGCTATGGCTGCGGACTGCGCCTGAGCGAAGTCCTGGCCCTGCGGGTGCAGGACATCGACGGCGAGCGCCGACTGCTGCGGATCACCCAGGGCAAGGGGGCGAAGGACCGCCTGGTCCCACTCTCACCGACCCTGCTGGAGGCGTTGCGGGACTATTGGCGCCTCTATCGGCCAGCGGATTGGCTGTTCGCCGGGCGCGCCGGGACGCCGCTGTCGCCGACCGGCTTGCAGAAGGCCTTCACCGACGCCAAGCGCCAGGCCGGCGTAACCACGGTCGGCGGGATCCATGGGCTGCGCCACGCCTACGCCACCCATCAATTGGCGGGCGGGTTGTCGGTGGAGCGCCTGCAACGGTTGATGGGCCACCGCAGCATCCAGACCACCCTGCGCTATGTGCATTGGCTGCCCAGTGCCAGCGAGGGCGAAGGGACCCTGGACCTGCTTGCCCAATTGGAGGCCGGCCATGGCTAA
- a CDS encoding IS630 family transposase, whose protein sequence is MYNCEFPNRDKDIIEKARLYDSSPVIRKRMSILWYKSLGYSNHEIARLSSASGNTIITTIRSYIDGGLDKVMKRRPYRPQSELQDHRYLLKKHFSEHPPGSLKETASEIEKLTGIKRSLGSVRTFLLSIGMYRRKVGMVPAKGDPDEQEAFINNKLQPILNEAIAGNRHVYFVDAAHFVLAPFLGFLWSFTRLFIKAPAGRKRFNVLGALNAVTHDIVTVTNDTYIDAISVCALLRKIAACHIGEAITLILDNAKYQKCRIVAELAQELKIDLLYLPPYSPNLNLIERLWRYVKKKALYSKYYEDFPKFKSAISNCLSDANAQCKSEMKTLFSLKFQRIRKSQIISI, encoded by the coding sequence ATGTACAATTGCGAGTTCCCTAATCGAGATAAGGATATCATTGAGAAGGCTCGTCTCTACGATTCATCTCCGGTAATTCGCAAGCGCATGAGTATTCTTTGGTATAAGTCACTTGGATATTCTAATCATGAAATCGCTCGGCTTAGCAGTGCTTCTGGAAATACGATTATAACCACGATTCGTAGCTATATAGATGGTGGGCTCGACAAAGTTATGAAGCGGCGACCGTATCGCCCTCAAAGCGAATTACAAGACCACCGTTATCTCCTAAAGAAACATTTTTCTGAACATCCGCCTGGCAGCTTAAAGGAGACCGCTTCTGAAATTGAAAAACTAACCGGTATCAAGCGTAGTCTCGGTAGCGTTCGCACCTTCTTGCTTTCTATCGGCATGTATCGGAGAAAAGTCGGGATGGTTCCAGCAAAAGGTGATCCCGACGAACAGGAAGCATTTATAAACAACAAGTTACAACCAATTCTGAATGAGGCGATAGCCGGGAATCGTCACGTCTATTTCGTTGATGCCGCCCATTTTGTACTTGCTCCATTTTTGGGTTTCCTGTGGTCATTTACGCGCCTATTTATCAAAGCGCCTGCTGGCCGTAAGCGATTTAATGTCTTGGGTGCCCTGAATGCTGTGACCCATGATATCGTCACGGTCACCAATGATACATATATTGACGCGATCAGTGTTTGCGCGCTCCTACGTAAGATTGCTGCATGTCACATTGGCGAAGCCATCACACTGATTTTAGATAATGCAAAATACCAAAAATGTCGCATTGTGGCTGAGCTTGCACAAGAGCTGAAAATCGATCTGCTTTATCTACCTCCCTACTCACCAAATCTTAATCTGATCGAAAGATTATGGAGATACGTAAAGAAAAAAGCACTTTATTCAAAATATTACGAGGATTTTCCGAAATTCAAGAGCGCAATATCAAACTGCTTGAGCGATGCGAACGCTCAATGCAAAAGCGAAATGAAGACCCTGTTTTCTTTAAAGTTTCAGCGCATTAGAAAATCTCAAATAATTTCAATTTAG
- a CDS encoding metal ABC transporter ATP-binding protein, which translates to MSAPVIELRGVGFSFGDAPVLSDIDLTIAAREFVGLVGPNAGGKSTLLKLILGLLVPQTGHIRVLGVPPRQARGRLGYVPQYPTFARDFPISVEQVVLMGRLGFGRGLGAQLGWYRAADRAAARLALAEVEALDLAARRIGTLSGGQLQRVLLARALVSDPQILILDEPTANIDQRMEGDIFELLARLKARLTILVVSHDIAFISAYVDRVACLNRTLIAHDTTAIDGDLIHRLYPGAVRAVAHVH; encoded by the coding sequence GTGAGCGCGCCGGTCATCGAGCTTCGCGGAGTGGGCTTTTCATTCGGCGACGCGCCGGTGCTCTCGGACATCGATCTGACGATCGCCGCACGCGAGTTCGTCGGGTTGGTCGGACCCAATGCCGGCGGCAAGAGCACGCTGCTGAAGCTGATCCTCGGGCTGCTGGTCCCCCAGACGGGGCACATCCGTGTGCTGGGCGTGCCGCCGCGGCAGGCGCGCGGGCGCCTGGGCTATGTGCCCCAGTACCCGACCTTTGCCCGTGATTTTCCCATCTCGGTCGAGCAGGTGGTGCTGATGGGCCGCCTGGGTTTCGGTCGCGGACTGGGCGCACAATTGGGCTGGTACCGGGCGGCGGACCGGGCGGCGGCGCGGCTCGCCCTGGCCGAGGTCGAGGCCCTGGACCTTGCCGCCCGGCGGATCGGCACCCTCTCCGGCGGCCAGTTGCAGCGGGTCCTGCTGGCGCGCGCCCTGGTGAGCGACCCGCAGATCCTGATCCTGGACGAACCGACGGCGAACATCGATCAACGCATGGAGGGCGACATCTTTGAACTGCTCGCGCGGCTGAAGGCGCGCCTGACCATCCTGGTGGTCTCGCACGACATCGCCTTTATCTCCGCCTATGTCGACCGGGTGGCCTGCCTCAATCGCACCCTGATTGCGCACGACACCACCGCGATCGATGGCGACCTGATCCACCGGCTCTATCCGGGCGCGGTGCGGGCGGTGGCGCATGTCCATTAA
- a CDS encoding Rpn family recombination-promoting nuclease/putative transposase has translation MLRYLAAEGDAYRKQHPKARRLPPIYPLVIYHGKGRWRAPRNFHDLIAPLPAVLAPFVPRFTYALHDICARTNAEIKGAVLTRLVQLAMRWIFSKEPLARLGDLLTLIEQVEDRTTALEILESLLRYDVQGTGRVEERDVRALLEQNPTGDPIMQTFIDRYIEQGRQAGRQEGRQEGRQEGEAAMLLRQIDRKFGPPSETVRARISSADPDSLVRWSDRILTADSLDAVLH, from the coding sequence TTGCTGCGCTACCTCGCGGCCGAGGGCGATGCCTACCGCAAGCAACACCCAAAGGCCCGGCGGCTCCCGCCGATCTATCCGCTGGTGATTTATCACGGCAAAGGACGCTGGCGCGCACCCCGCAACTTCCATGACCTGATCGCCCCGCTGCCAGCGGTGCTGGCGCCCTTCGTGCCACGGTTCACCTACGCGCTGCACGACATCTGCGCTCGCACCAACGCCGAGATCAAGGGCGCCGTGCTGACCCGTCTGGTCCAGTTGGCGATGCGCTGGATCTTCAGCAAAGAGCCCCTCGCGCGGTTGGGCGATTTACTGACGCTGATCGAGCAGGTCGAGGACCGGACCACCGCGTTGGAGATCCTGGAATCCCTGCTGCGCTACGATGTCCAAGGCACCGGACGCGTGGAAGAACGCGACGTTCGCGCCCTGCTGGAACAGAACCCCACGGGAGACCCAATCATGCAAACCTTTATCGACCGCTATATCGAGCAAGGCAGACAGGCGGGTAGACAGGAGGGCAGACAGGAGGGCAGACAGGAGGGTGAGGCCGCTATGCTGCTGCGGCAGATCGACCGGAAATTCGGCCCCCCGAGCGAGACGGTGCGCGCACGCATCAGCAGCGCGGACCCCGACAGCCTGGTGCGCTGGTCGGACCGCATCCTCACCGCGGACAGTCTGGACGCGGTGCTGCATTGA
- a CDS encoding Rpn family recombination-promoting nuclease/putative transposase, which produces MDDIATPHDTYFRESFGRREIAIDFLRHHLPPELLAEIDLETLEISKDTYVSADLRSAYSDLVYRVRHRDGPLTIYVLFEHKSSPEYWTLLQLLRYLAAEGDAYRKQHPQARRLPPVYPLVIYHGKGRWRAPRNFHDLIAPLPTALLPFVPRFTYALHDISARTNAEIKGAVLTRLVQLAMRWIFSKEPLARLGDLLTLIEQVEDRTTALEILESLLRYYVQGTGRVEERDVRALLEQNPTGDPIMQTFIDRYIEQGRREGEAAILLRLIDRKFGPPSETVRARISSADPDSLVRWSDRILAADSLDAMLH; this is translated from the coding sequence ATGGACGACATCGCCACCCCCCACGACACCTACTTCCGCGAGAGCTTCGGCCGCCGGGAGATCGCCATCGACTTCCTGCGGCACCACCTGCCGCCTGAATTACTGGCCGAGATCGACCTCGAAACCCTGGAAATCTCCAAGGACACCTACGTCTCGGCCGATCTGCGCTCGGCCTACTCGGATCTGGTCTATCGCGTTCGCCATCGCGATGGACCCCTGACGATTTACGTGCTGTTCGAGCACAAGAGCAGCCCGGAATACTGGACGCTGCTGCAATTGCTGCGCTACCTCGCGGCGGAGGGCGATGCCTACCGCAAACAACACCCGCAGGCCCGTCGGCTCCCGCCGGTCTATCCGCTGGTGATTTATCACGGGAAAGGACGCTGGCGCGCACCCCGCAACTTCCACGACCTGATCGCCCCGTTGCCGACGGCGCTGCTGCCCTTCGTGCCGCGGTTCACCTACGCGCTGCACGACATCTCCGCCCGGACCAACGCCGAGATCAAGGGCGCCGTGCTGACCCGTCTGGTCCAGTTGGCGATGCGCTGGATCTTCAGCAAAGAGCCCCTCGCGCGGCTGGGCGACCTGCTGACCCTGATCGAACAGGTCGAGGACCGGACCACGGCCCTGGAGATCCTGGAATCCCTGCTGCGCTACTATGTCCAAGGCACCGGGCGCGTGGAAGAACGCGACGTCCGCGCCCTGTTGGAACAGAACCCCACGGGAGACCCAATCATGCAAACCTTCATCGACCGCTACATCGAGCAAGGCAGACGGGAGGGTGAGGCCGCTATCCTGTTGCGGCTGATCGACCGGAAATTCGGCCCCCCGAGCGAGACGGTGCGCGCACGCATCAGCAGCGCGGACCCCGACAGCCTGGTGCGCTGGTCGGACCGCATCCTCGCCGCGGACAGTCTGGACGCTATGCTGCATTGA
- a CDS encoding Rpn family recombination-promoting nuclease/putative transposase, whose translation MDDIATPHDTYFRESFGRREIAVDFLRHHLPAELLAEIDLETLEISKDTYVSADLRSAYSDLVYRVRHRDGPLTIYVLFEHKSSPEYWTLLQLLRYLAAEGDAYRKQHPKARRLPPIYPLVIYHGKGRWRAPCNFHDLIAPLPAVLAPFVPRFTYALHDISARTNAEIKGAVLTRLVQLAMRWIFSKEPLARLGNLLTLIEQVEDRTTALEILESLLRYYVQGTGRVEERDVRALLEQNPTGDPIMKTFIDRYIEQGRREGRQEGEAAMLLRQIDRKFGPPSETVRARISSADPDSLLRWSDRILTAESLDAVLH comes from the coding sequence ATGGACGACATCGCCACCCCCCACGACACCTACTTCCGCGAGAGCTTCGGCCGCCGGGAGATCGCCGTAGACTTCCTGCGGCACCACCTGCCGGCCGAACTGCTGGCCGAGATCGACCTCGAAACCCTGGAAATCTCCAAGGACACCTATGTCTCGGCCGATCTGCGCTCGGCTTATTCGGATCTGGTCTATCGCGTGCGCCATCGCGACGGACCCCTGACTATCTACGTGCTCTTCGAGCACAAAAGCAGCCCCGAGTACTGGACGCTGCTGCAATTGCTGCGCTACCTCGCGGCCGAGGGCGATGCCTACCGCAAACAACACCCAAAGGCCCGGCGGCTCCCGCCGATCTATCCGCTGGTGATTTATCACGGCAAAGGACGCTGGCGCGCACCCTGCAACTTCCATGACCTGATCGCCCCGCTGCCAGCGGTGCTGGCGCCCTTCGTGCCACGGTTCACCTACGCGCTGCACGACATCTCCGCCCGGACCAACGCCGAGATCAAGGGCGCCGTGCTGACCCGTCTGGTCCAGTTGGCGATGCGCTGGATCTTCAGCAAAGAGCCCCTCGCGCGGTTGGGCAATCTACTGACGCTGATCGAGCAGGTCGAGGACCGGACCACCGCGCTGGAGATCCTGGAATCCCTGCTGCGCTACTATGTCCAAGGCACCGGACGCGTGGAAGAACGCGACGTCCGCGCCCTGTTGGAACAGAACCCCACGGGAGACCCAATCATGAAAACCTTCATCGACCGCTACATCGAGCAAGGCAGACGGGAGGGCAGACAGGAGGGTGAGGCCGCTATGCTGCTGCGGCAGATCGACCGGAAATTCGGCCCCCCGAGCGAGACGGTGCGCGCACGCATCAGCAGCGCGGACCCCGACAGCCTGCTGCGCTGGTCGGACCGCATCCTCACCGCGGAGAGTCTGGACGCGGTGCTGCATTGA